A single Pirellulales bacterium DNA region contains:
- a CDS encoding NPCBM/NEW2 domain-containing protein — protein sequence MAAVAFVLGSAASRSVAAEALYTAVMSNGERISGGHLSNWGNSDQPKINGRPLHDQANPIRWLRRETADQPALPTAYLEMVGGDVMPGRVIGMGATSTVQEGELGSFLSVEPTTPVNRPDGPPRGTVRILTRWLRRIVWQRRSHDQYEPSTLFFKDGRQLAFRSIRFRDDALSVLTDNGRREVPMADVAELHMPRIDWWNAYFEQLALLTPYCKLRLLRLESLDGLRATVSPDRVEVVPWGDANNQDFWYQAVQPAWSMDALFLRHARILMRQYFGPHEVPLSMIEPSQIRLRSAMAVGWRPLVDRNVQGGPLISGDKEFGWGLGTQAYTEMDFPLPSCAVSFHSTVGLDRVVGSGGCARAIVYAQKAEGQPLYRSDHLIGSQKLADTGLLPLNGNVPNAQLVIVSHPDSADRPAGADPLDIRDVVDWLEPQLNLDLEKLRAEVRSRLVRQLPGLDGWTVADGDDGRMTFDARWDKVTRSFHFEFRPEASAVVLKRSLRIEPAQNWLLLYVNRNAEDGITSQTDAVVRIDGKPAGEFNVPARWEDDPPPLKIPVDKFQGQQIALEVRLVSRGKKSYVDWRSAEIVDRLPTLAEVFEDEVQRPTRLAAVDGDAAVVTIDRYSGTACIKLSPKGKQEARAVLGNLNLPIREHPRFGEYRYLCFAWRKSGGQQIGLDLDYVLTDLGQTHQKDRWRRVDRIKQLRTIKDNRRQAEDLVKMRQKDANNSDPNVLAQLRKLQRHLDRLKQIEAQLQAQQDALDQELTGAAGAGVRSHLEYYTGRDVTLPIDTRGIKLADTAPQQWTIVTRDLFQESAGGGQLTGIALVCPDGDYALLDHVYLARAPEDFSQCPPQAAPITTK from the coding sequence TTGGCCGCCGTCGCCTTTGTTCTTGGTTCGGCCGCAAGCCGAAGCGTTGCGGCCGAAGCACTGTATACCGCGGTGATGAGCAACGGCGAGCGCATTAGCGGCGGGCATCTGAGCAATTGGGGAAATAGCGACCAGCCCAAAATCAACGGCCGGCCGTTGCACGATCAGGCCAATCCGATTCGCTGGCTGCGGCGAGAAACAGCCGATCAGCCCGCGTTGCCGACGGCGTATCTCGAGATGGTCGGCGGCGACGTGATGCCGGGCCGAGTGATTGGCATGGGGGCCACTTCGACGGTTCAGGAAGGTGAGTTGGGCTCGTTTCTATCGGTCGAACCGACGACGCCGGTCAACCGCCCCGACGGGCCGCCGCGCGGCACGGTGCGGATTCTGACGCGCTGGCTGCGGCGGATCGTTTGGCAGCGGCGGAGCCACGACCAATACGAACCGTCGACGCTGTTTTTCAAAGACGGCCGGCAGTTGGCGTTTCGCTCGATTCGCTTTCGCGACGACGCCTTGTCGGTGCTCACCGACAACGGCCGCCGCGAGGTACCGATGGCCGACGTCGCGGAGTTGCACATGCCGCGTATCGATTGGTGGAACGCCTATTTCGAGCAATTGGCTCTTCTGACACCCTATTGCAAACTGCGGCTGCTGCGATTGGAAAGCCTCGACGGGTTGCGGGCCACCGTTTCGCCCGACCGGGTGGAGGTGGTGCCGTGGGGAGATGCGAACAATCAAGACTTTTGGTACCAGGCGGTGCAACCGGCGTGGTCAATGGATGCGCTCTTCTTGCGACATGCCCGGATTCTGATGCGGCAATATTTTGGTCCGCACGAAGTGCCGCTTTCGATGATCGAGCCAAGTCAAATCCGCCTCCGCTCGGCGATGGCCGTCGGTTGGCGGCCGCTCGTGGACCGCAACGTGCAGGGCGGCCCGCTCATCAGCGGCGATAAAGAATTCGGCTGGGGACTCGGCACGCAGGCCTATACCGAGATGGATTTCCCGCTGCCGAGCTGCGCGGTGTCGTTCCACAGCACGGTCGGTTTGGATCGGGTGGTCGGCAGCGGCGGCTGCGCCCGGGCGATCGTCTATGCGCAAAAAGCGGAAGGCCAACCGCTCTACCGCAGCGATCATCTCATCGGTTCGCAAAAACTGGCCGACACGGGTCTATTGCCGCTCAACGGCAACGTGCCGAATGCGCAGTTGGTGATCGTCTCGCATCCCGACAGTGCCGATCGGCCGGCCGGGGCCGATCCGCTCGACATTCGCGACGTGGTCGATTGGCTCGAACCGCAGCTGAATCTCGACTTGGAAAAGCTGCGGGCGGAAGTGCGGAGCCGGCTCGTGCGGCAATTGCCCGGCCTCGACGGCTGGACCGTGGCCGACGGCGACGATGGGCGAATGACATTCGACGCCCGCTGGGACAAGGTGACGCGATCGTTTCACTTCGAATTTCGGCCCGAGGCTTCGGCGGTCGTGCTCAAGCGCTCGCTGCGGATCGAGCCCGCACAAAATTGGCTATTGCTCTACGTAAACCGAAACGCGGAAGACGGCATCACCTCGCAAACCGACGCCGTCGTTCGCATCGACGGCAAGCCGGCGGGCGAATTCAACGTGCCGGCGAGGTGGGAAGACGATCCGCCGCCGCTCAAGATTCCGGTCGACAAATTTCAGGGCCAGCAGATTGCGCTCGAAGTGCGGCTGGTGTCGCGCGGCAAGAAATCGTATGTCGATTGGCGGTCGGCCGAGATCGTCGATCGATTGCCGACGCTCGCCGAAGTGTTCGAAGACGAAGTGCAACGGCCGACCAGGCTGGCGGCCGTCGACGGCGATGCCGCGGTCGTCACGATCGATCGCTATTCCGGCACCGCCTGCATCAAGCTCTCTCCGAAAGGAAAGCAGGAGGCCCGGGCGGTGCTCGGAAATCTGAATCTGCCGATTCGCGAGCATCCCCGCTTCGGCGAATACCGATATCTTTGCTTCGCTTGGCGCAAGAGCGGGGGCCAGCAGATCGGTCTTGATTTGGACTATGTGCTCACCGACCTGGGCCAAACCCATCAGAAAGACCGCTGGCGGCGCGTGGACCGGATCAAGCAGCTACGAACCATCAAGGACAACCGGCGGCAAGCGGAAGATCTCGTCAAAATGCGGCAAAAGGATGCGAACAATAGCGATCCAAACGTCCTGGCACAACTGCGAAAATTGCAACGACATCTCGATCGGCTCAAGCAGATAGAGGCACAGCTTCAAGCGCAACAAGATGCCCTCGATCAGGAACTCACGGGCGCGGCCGGCGCAGGAGTGCGCTCGCATTTGGAATATTACACCGGCCGAGACGTGACGCTGCCGATCGACACGCGCGGGATAAAGCTGGCCGACACCGCGCCGCAACAATGGACCATCGTCACCCGCGACCTGTTCCAGGAGTCGGCCGGAGGGGGACAGTTAACGGGGATCGCCCTGGTCTGCCCCGACGGCGACTATGCCCTGTTGGACCACGTTTATCTAGCCCGCGCGCCGGAAGATTTCAGCCAATGCCCGCCGCAAGCGGCGCCGATCACCACGAAATAG
- a CDS encoding thioredoxin family protein: MFDFAAKFERALSYEKFLAAHGSDEHCRRWATMHASIQLSEPQLAALKDFRREMKVLCVAGTWCGDCVNQCPIFDHFAHAAPAIQLRFMDRDADPDLAGELKICGGGRVPVVVFLSEDGQLVGWYGDRTISKYRQMAVDQLGSSCPTGIVPPGAALTAAVVQDWLDEFERVQLLLRISPRLRQLHGD; encoded by the coding sequence ATGTTCGATTTTGCGGCGAAATTCGAGCGGGCTCTTTCTTATGAAAAGTTTCTCGCGGCCCACGGCAGCGATGAGCATTGCCGCCGCTGGGCGACGATGCATGCGTCGATTCAATTAAGCGAACCGCAGTTGGCCGCACTGAAGGATTTTCGCCGCGAGATGAAAGTGCTTTGCGTCGCTGGAACATGGTGCGGCGATTGCGTGAACCAGTGCCCGATCTTCGACCACTTTGCGCATGCCGCCCCCGCGATTCAGCTTCGGTTCATGGATCGCGATGCCGATCCCGATCTGGCCGGCGAATTGAAGATTTGCGGCGGCGGGCGGGTGCCGGTCGTCGTGTTTCTCAGCGAGGATGGCCAACTGGTGGGTTGGTATGGCGATCGGACAATCTCCAAATACCGCCAGATGGCCGTCGATCAGCTTGGGTCATCTTGCCCGACCGGGATCGTCCCGCCTGGAGCGGCGCTGACGGCGGCGGTGGTGCAAGATTGGCTCGACGAATTCGAGCGCGTGCAATTGCTGCTGCGCATTTCGCCGCGGCTACGGCAATTGCACGGCGATTGA
- a CDS encoding DUF1080 domain-containing protein: MRFTSKLFAGLAAGAILLVAHNVYSADEAKASDEPKPDKEGYYSLFDGKTLDGWKVGNNAASWKAEDGVIEVHGPGPSHIFYVGPVHNHDWKNFHLKAMVMTFPHANSGIYFHTKYQKAGWPDDGFEAQVNATHSDWKKTGSLYDVKDIRDPHHVDNKWFEYDIIVEGKHVVLKIDGTTVCDWTEPEGFKPPKGHPGRYLHHGTFALQGHDPGSKTYFKDIRVKALDD; this comes from the coding sequence ATGAGATTCACGTCCAAGCTTTTCGCAGGCCTTGCCGCCGGCGCGATTCTGCTGGTTGCCCACAACGTCTATTCCGCCGACGAAGCCAAGGCGTCCGACGAACCGAAGCCCGACAAGGAGGGCTACTACAGCCTGTTCGACGGCAAGACGCTCGACGGCTGGAAGGTGGGCAACAACGCCGCGTCGTGGAAGGCCGAAGATGGCGTGATCGAGGTCCACGGTCCTGGCCCGTCGCATATATTTTATGTCGGCCCGGTGCATAACCACGATTGGAAGAATTTCCATCTGAAGGCGATGGTAATGACGTTCCCGCACGCGAATTCGGGAATCTATTTCCACACGAAGTATCAAAAAGCGGGCTGGCCCGACGACGGCTTCGAGGCCCAGGTGAATGCAACGCACAGCGACTGGAAGAAAACCGGCAGCCTGTATGATGTGAAAGACATCCGCGACCCGCATCACGTCGACAACAAATGGTTTGAGTACGACATCATCGTCGAAGGAAAACACGTCGTGCTGAAGATCGACGGCACGACGGTATGCGACTGGACCGAACCGGAAGGTTTCAAGCCGCCGAAGGGCCATCCCGGCCGCTATCTGCACCACGGCACTTTCGCCCTGCAAGGCCACGACCCCGGCAGCAAGACGTATTTCAAGGATATCCGCGTCAAAGCGCTGGATGATTGA
- a CDS encoding DUF1592 domain-containing protein: MTKPLRCCAPLVLLLLAAWRPAVRAEAAAAVSPGAGQQAAVLAPLESLVGLPNAEVAPLFAKRVRPLLATYCLACHSVKEKKGELDLERFASIDVARTDLKPWQSVVEMLDAGEMPPKGRRQPTDAERKWLIDWTRRWLDLEARARAGDPGRVALRRLSNAEYNCTVRDLTGVDLQPAREFPADGAAGEGFTNAAEALSMSSALVDKYLAAAKSIADHAVMLPDGFRFSPSSHQHDWIDESLLALHQFYDQFIEADGRIPLRRYLAATLRYRIEFAAGTKSFAEVARQDHLSAKYLEILWHALADSRPSLVLDDIRKHWKSAGVGDAGAIAERIERWQKTAWTLSDKAACIYEPYQTPRRVVNDTQEFRIKLRPPPARNGNSPQEIMLYLSARTVAAAEPDGKSDSGVQPLVIWDKARFEADRQPPLALRDVAAVAEAMDGALGEMFGDTSEYLAAAAEWHDGGPADSVESIAKKNSLDAKRLQRWIDVAGVSRDAPGPLELLEVKMPGRTEPPSVSGWGSKTPDTLPILLSNSADRTVNVPGRIPGHKVVVHPSPDEYVAVAWRSPLEGRVRIEAIVADAHAGCGNGVAWWLDTQHATQRQKLVGGEFDDGKAATIQPLETQVRSDDIICLAVAAREHNHFCDTTLVDLTITELDGKHRTWNLSADIADNVLDGNPHADRQGNKNVWRFCKGRDNSPRAPQMQLAADSILAKWRDSLDRPNSRTERTRLAEQVRKLLTGPAPAADGKPDSLLFAALVSPASPLVDAGKLNSLLEKRKGASSASATAYGIDPSRWGTGRKGSKSIPESAFTTESPSVLKIRLPARLVANREFIVEAKLDPASAGNRLVQAQALAEPPAGAEGLAPAPILCSQQGNGRETGAQASDEFRRVFPAALCFGRIVPEDSDGITLCMYCREDEPLSRLMLEPSQQQRLEQLWLELKYVGRQAQKENESFPLFMGFASQVGLVPKFEPMREPLRARAAAFQREMEASEAKHLDLLVDFAARAYRRPLSGQERTELLSLYQSLRKKKNVSHEDAMRGVLARVLIAPAFLFHLETAPPGKEPKPVDDWNLASRLSYFLWSSMPDETLRQVAASGQLHDPRILAEQTLRMLKSPQVRSLAIEFGTQWIHVRGFDDLKEKNERLFPMFDASLRSAIYEESILFFQDLFQNDRPLERILDADYTYLNETLAKHYGIPGVSGQQWRLVDGVQKYGRGGILGLASVQAAESGASRTSPTLRGNWVSETLLGEKLPRPPPNVPKLREEESGSDGLSVRQLVEQHARVAECAVCHRRIDPLGFALEHYDAIGRFRDKDSGGVSIDCHAKLKDGSEFEGIDGLRHYLLTKKRDVVMRLFCRRLLGYALGRETSPSDAPVIDAMIEAINKNDGRISAAMLQIVASPQFRLIRGSEED; encoded by the coding sequence ATGACGAAGCCGTTGCGATGTTGCGCCCCCTTGGTGTTGCTGCTTCTGGCGGCGTGGCGGCCGGCGGTTCGGGCCGAGGCAGCGGCCGCCGTGAGCCCCGGCGCCGGGCAACAAGCCGCCGTTCTCGCACCCCTCGAATCGCTCGTCGGGCTGCCGAATGCCGAAGTCGCGCCGCTGTTTGCCAAACGGGTGCGGCCGCTGCTGGCCACCTATTGCCTCGCTTGCCATTCCGTGAAGGAAAAGAAAGGGGAGCTGGATCTCGAGCGGTTCGCTTCCATCGACGTGGCCCGGACCGATTTGAAGCCCTGGCAATCGGTCGTCGAAATGCTGGATGCGGGCGAAATGCCTCCCAAGGGAAGACGACAGCCGACCGACGCCGAACGAAAATGGCTCATCGATTGGACCCGCCGTTGGCTGGATCTGGAGGCCCGAGCTCGGGCCGGCGATCCAGGCCGTGTCGCCCTGCGGCGGCTGAGCAATGCCGAATATAATTGCACGGTCCGCGATTTGACCGGCGTCGATCTTCAGCCCGCGCGCGAGTTTCCCGCCGACGGGGCGGCGGGCGAAGGCTTTACCAATGCCGCTGAAGCGCTTTCGATGTCGTCGGCATTGGTCGACAAGTATCTCGCCGCGGCGAAGAGCATTGCCGACCATGCCGTGATGCTGCCCGACGGATTTCGCTTCTCCCCGTCGTCACACCAGCACGATTGGATCGACGAATCGCTGCTGGCGCTGCACCAATTCTATGACCAGTTCATCGAGGCCGATGGCCGCATTCCGCTGCGGCGTTATCTCGCGGCGACCCTCCGATATCGGATTGAATTCGCCGCGGGGACGAAGTCGTTTGCCGAGGTCGCACGGCAGGATCATCTGAGCGCGAAATATCTCGAAATCTTATGGCACGCGCTCGCCGATTCTCGGCCGTCGCTCGTGCTCGACGATATTCGCAAGCATTGGAAATCGGCGGGCGTCGGCGATGCCGGGGCGATTGCCGAACGCATCGAACGCTGGCAGAAAACTGCCTGGACCTTGAGCGACAAGGCGGCTTGCATCTACGAGCCGTATCAAACTCCCAGGCGCGTGGTGAACGACACGCAAGAATTTCGCATCAAGCTCCGGCCGCCTCCGGCACGGAACGGCAATTCGCCGCAGGAGATCATGCTGTATCTCTCCGCTCGCACGGTGGCCGCTGCGGAGCCCGACGGCAAATCTGATTCGGGCGTGCAACCGCTCGTGATTTGGGACAAGGCTCGCTTCGAGGCCGACCGCCAGCCACCGCTTGCCCTGCGCGATGTCGCGGCCGTCGCCGAGGCAATGGATGGCGCGCTGGGGGAAATGTTCGGCGACACGAGCGAGTATCTGGCGGCGGCGGCCGAATGGCACGATGGCGGCCCGGCCGATTCCGTCGAATCGATTGCCAAGAAGAACTCGCTCGACGCCAAACGGCTCCAGCGCTGGATCGATGTGGCCGGCGTCAGCCGCGACGCGCCCGGGCCGCTGGAATTGCTGGAAGTGAAAATGCCGGGGCGCACCGAACCGCCGTCGGTCAGCGGGTGGGGCAGCAAAACGCCCGACACGCTGCCGATCTTGCTTTCCAACTCCGCCGATCGCACGGTGAATGTGCCCGGCCGAATTCCCGGACACAAAGTGGTCGTGCATCCATCGCCCGATGAATATGTCGCCGTGGCGTGGCGTAGCCCGCTCGAAGGGCGCGTGCGCATCGAGGCCATCGTGGCCGATGCCCATGCGGGGTGCGGCAACGGCGTGGCATGGTGGTTGGACACGCAGCATGCGACCCAGCGCCAAAAACTGGTCGGCGGAGAATTCGACGACGGCAAGGCGGCGACAATCCAACCGCTGGAAACGCAAGTGCGGTCTGACGATATTATCTGCCTGGCAGTCGCAGCCCGCGAGCACAATCATTTTTGCGACACGACGCTCGTCGATCTCACGATCACGGAGCTCGACGGCAAGCATCGCACGTGGAATCTTTCGGCCGACATTGCCGACAACGTGCTCGACGGCAATCCGCATGCGGATCGGCAGGGGAACAAAAATGTCTGGCGGTTTTGCAAGGGGCGGGACAACAGCCCGCGCGCCCCGCAGATGCAATTGGCGGCAGATTCGATCTTGGCCAAATGGCGCGATTCGCTCGACCGCCCCAATTCACGGACCGAGCGGACGCGGCTGGCCGAGCAAGTTCGAAAACTCCTCACGGGCCCAGCCCCCGCAGCCGATGGCAAGCCGGACTCGCTTCTATTCGCCGCGTTGGTTTCGCCCGCTAGCCCGCTCGTGGATGCCGGCAAATTAAATTCGCTTTTGGAAAAGCGCAAAGGCGCGTCATCGGCGTCCGCTACAGCCTATGGCATCGATCCTTCGCGCTGGGGAACTGGCCGGAAAGGTTCGAAGTCGATCCCCGAATCGGCTTTCACGACTGAATCGCCGTCGGTTCTAAAAATCCGGCTGCCGGCGCGGCTCGTGGCGAATCGAGAATTCATCGTCGAAGCCAAGCTCGACCCCGCAAGCGCCGGCAACCGGCTGGTGCAGGCGCAAGCGTTGGCCGAACCGCCCGCAGGCGCCGAAGGGCTCGCGCCTGCGCCGATCCTTTGCAGCCAGCAAGGCAACGGCCGCGAGACCGGCGCGCAGGCGTCCGACGAATTTCGCCGCGTTTTTCCCGCCGCGCTGTGCTTTGGTCGCATTGTTCCGGAAGACTCCGACGGCATCACGCTCTGCATGTATTGCCGCGAAGACGAACCGCTGAGCCGGCTCATGCTCGAGCCAAGCCAGCAGCAGCGACTGGAACAATTGTGGCTCGAACTCAAATACGTCGGCCGGCAGGCACAAAAGGAGAATGAAAGCTTTCCGCTGTTCATGGGCTTTGCATCGCAGGTCGGATTGGTGCCGAAATTCGAGCCAATGCGCGAGCCGCTCCGCGCTCGGGCCGCGGCATTTCAAAGGGAAATGGAAGCGTCGGAAGCGAAACATCTCGATCTGCTCGTGGACTTTGCCGCACGAGCGTACCGCCGCCCTCTTTCCGGGCAAGAGCGAACCGAGCTTTTGAGTTTGTATCAATCGTTGCGGAAAAAGAAAAACGTCTCGCATGAAGACGCCATGCGTGGCGTGCTTGCCCGGGTGCTGATCGCGCCGGCATTTCTGTTTCATCTGGAAACGGCTCCGCCCGGCAAGGAACCGAAGCCGGTCGACGATTGGAATTTGGCCAGCCGCTTGAGTTATTTTCTGTGGTCGTCGATGCCCGACGAAACGCTGCGCCAAGTCGCCGCTTCGGGCCAATTACACGACCCCAGGATCCTCGCCGAACAAACCCTGCGGATGCTGAAATCACCGCAGGTGCGGTCCCTGGCGATCGAATTCGGCACGCAATGGATTCACGTTCGCGGATTCGACGACCTGAAAGAAAAGAACGAGCGGCTGTTTCCCATGTTCGACGCGTCGCTCCGCTCGGCCATTTACGAGGAATCGATCCTGTTTTTTCAAGACCTGTTTCAAAATGATCGGCCGCTCGAGCGAATTCTCGATGCCGACTACACCTATCTCAACGAAACGCTGGCCAAGCACTACGGCATTCCTGGCGTGTCGGGCCAGCAGTGGCGGCTCGTTGATGGCGTGCAAAAATATGGCCGCGGCGGCATTCTCGGCCTGGCCAGCGTGCAAGCCGCGGAATCGGGTGCGTCGCGCACCAGTCCGACGCTACGCGGCAATTGGGTTTCAGAAACCTTGCTTGGCGAAAAGCTCCCTCGGCCCCCGCCGAATGTTCCCAAGCTCCGCGAAGAAGAATCTGGCAGCGACGGGCTTTCGGTCCGCCAGCTCGTCGAGCAGCACGCCAGGGTTGCCGAGTGTGCGGTTTGCCACCGGCGAATCGATCCGCTCGGATTTGCGCTCGAGCATTACGACGCAATCGGCCGATTCCGCGACAAGGATTCGGGCGGCGTGTCCATCGATTGCCACGCCAAGCTTAAAGACGGCAGTGAATTCGAAGGGATCGACGGTTTGCGGCATTATCTACTGACGAAGAAGCGGGATGTCGTCATGCGGTTGTTTTGCCGCCGGCTTCTCGGCTACGCTTTAGGACGCGAGACATCCCCCTCGGATGCTCCCGTGATCGACGCCATGATCGAAGCAATAAACAAGAATGATGGGCGAATTTCGGCCGCAATGTTGCAGATCGTCGCCAGCCCGCAGTTCCGCTTGATCCGCGGCAGCGAGGAAGATTAG
- a CDS encoding DUF1552 domain-containing protein — MPNSIHYPFSRRALLRGLGVSMALPWLESLPVWGDEAAKNSSSEPPVRLACIFSGNGFHSREWWARGEGRQMELGKVLEPLQPYREKLTFLRGLYNAEALIGGIHSCQTGNLLTGAHLASGGEVRSGTSMDQIVAQRLVGQTKVPSLVLGCEQSIAALHKNYSMIYSSHISWTSPTTPTPLELYPALAFDRLFRDDVGRADKSVLDSVLEEATGLRSKISTSDQRRLDEYLSSVREVEQRIDQAGKERRLQGWRPTLAKPDMKRPPDGIPQDIDQHMRLMADILVLAFRTDTTRVATLKLNNDHSSLRFPNLKVDYMIHHLLSHTDSADWLKVNRFFVEQVAYIAEKMDQVKEGDRTLLDNSMVLYCSSMMTGNHDNQQLPVIMLGRAGGQIKTGRVLDYLGKPNRKMCSLYLSMLEKVGVRLDQFGDSREQLADI; from the coding sequence ATGCCCAACAGCATCCATTATCCATTTTCGCGGCGGGCGTTGCTTCGCGGGCTCGGCGTTTCGATGGCGTTGCCGTGGCTCGAGTCGCTGCCGGTTTGGGGCGACGAAGCGGCGAAAAACAGTTCCTCGGAGCCCCCGGTACGGCTGGCGTGTATTTTTTCGGGCAATGGCTTTCATAGCCGAGAGTGGTGGGCTCGCGGCGAAGGTCGGCAGATGGAATTGGGCAAGGTGCTCGAGCCGCTCCAACCTTATCGCGAAAAGCTCACGTTCCTCCGCGGGCTCTACAACGCCGAAGCCCTCATCGGCGGCATCCATAGCTGCCAAACCGGCAACTTGCTGACCGGCGCGCATTTGGCCAGCGGCGGCGAAGTTCGCTCGGGCACGAGCATGGACCAGATCGTCGCCCAGCGGCTCGTCGGGCAAACCAAGGTGCCCAGCCTCGTGCTCGGCTGCGAGCAATCGATCGCCGCGCTGCACAAGAATTATTCGATGATCTACAGTTCGCACATCTCGTGGACCTCGCCCACCACGCCGACGCCGCTCGAACTGTATCCCGCCTTGGCGTTCGATCGCTTGTTTCGCGACGACGTCGGCCGGGCCGACAAGAGCGTGCTCGACTCGGTGCTCGAAGAAGCCACGGGCCTGCGTAGCAAGATCAGCACCTCCGACCAGCGCCGGCTCGACGAATATCTGTCGAGCGTTCGCGAGGTCGAGCAGCGCATCGATCAGGCCGGCAAGGAGCGGCGGTTGCAAGGCTGGCGGCCGACGTTGGCCAAGCCCGACATGAAGCGCCCTCCCGACGGAATTCCGCAAGACATCGACCAGCACATGCGCCTGATGGCCGATATTTTGGTGCTCGCCTTCCGCACCGACACGACCCGAGTCGCAACGTTGAAGCTGAACAATGACCATTCGTCGCTGCGATTCCCGAATCTGAAAGTCGACTACATGATCCACCATTTACTGTCGCACACCGATTCGGCCGACTGGCTGAAGGTGAACCGGTTCTTCGTCGAGCAGGTGGCGTATATTGCCGAGAAGATGGACCAGGTGAAGGAAGGCGATCGCACGCTGCTGGACAATTCGATGGTGCTGTACTGTTCGAGCATGATGACCGGCAACCACGACAATCAGCAACTGCCGGTGATAATGCTCGGCCGGGCGGGCGGGCAAATCAAAACCGGCCGCGTGTTGGATTATCTCGGCAAGCCGAACCGCAAGATGTGCAGCCTATATCTCTCGATGCTCGAAAAAGTCGGCGTGCGCCTCGACCAATTCGGAGACTCACGGGAACAGCTCGCGGATATCTAA
- the mutY gene encoding A/G-specific adenine glycosylase, which translates to MRSRRKDPRRGEMPWPDGPWRRDLRRRLSAWYRRNARDLPWRKNGDPYRVWVSEIMLQQTQVATVRGYFERFMAALPTIDALAAAEEDSVLRLWEGLGYYRRARQLHRAAKIVVAEHGGRFPSDPQHVRQLPGIGRYTAGAILSIAFDLPHPILEANTIRLLSRLLAYRGSTHSTAGQQLLWHAAQTLLPARGAGTFNQAQMELGSQVCRPRDPDCPHCPLVRLCPTFRDSLQSKIPAPRPKPQIEAVREAAVVIRRRGKILLIRRGAHERWAGLWDFPRVVCDSPDASPTPAELTAKIRAATGVAADNFQLRTTLRHGVTRFRITLECYEARAAGPGMRKKPAPEMRWITLSELPEYPLNTTGRKLARLLA; encoded by the coding sequence TTGCGCTCCCGTCGAAAAGATCCTCGCCGCGGCGAAATGCCGTGGCCGGATGGACCGTGGCGGCGCGATCTGAGGCGGCGGCTCTCGGCGTGGTATCGCCGCAATGCGCGTGATTTGCCGTGGCGCAAGAACGGCGATCCGTATCGCGTCTGGGTCAGCGAGATCATGCTGCAGCAGACGCAAGTGGCCACGGTGCGGGGCTACTTCGAGCGTTTCATGGCCGCGCTGCCGACGATTGATGCTTTGGCAGCCGCCGAGGAAGACTCCGTGCTGCGGCTCTGGGAAGGACTCGGCTACTACCGCCGGGCTCGGCAACTTCATCGAGCGGCCAAGATCGTCGTTGCCGAACACGGCGGCCGGTTTCCCTCGGATCCGCAACACGTGCGGCAATTGCCTGGCATTGGCCGTTACACCGCCGGCGCGATCCTGTCGATCGCATTCGACCTTCCGCATCCGATCTTGGAAGCCAACACGATCCGCCTGCTGAGCCGCCTGTTGGCTTATCGCGGCAGCACGCATTCGACCGCCGGCCAGCAATTGCTCTGGCACGCCGCGCAAACGCTTTTGCCCGCCCGCGGCGCCGGCACGTTCAATCAAGCGCAGATGGAGCTTGGAAGCCAAGTCTGCCGGCCGCGCGATCCCGATTGCCCGCATTGTCCGTTGGTCCGGCTGTGCCCGACATTCCGCGACAGCTTGCAAAGCAAAATTCCCGCCCCGCGCCCCAAGCCGCAGATCGAGGCGGTCCGCGAAGCGGCCGTGGTAATCCGCCGCCGCGGCAAGATTCTATTGATCCGCCGCGGCGCGCACGAACGCTGGGCCGGCCTATGGGATTTCCCGCGCGTCGTATGCGATTCGCCGGACGCTTCGCCGACGCCGGCCGAGTTGACGGCCAAAATCCGCGCCGCCACTGGCGTAGCCGCCGACAATTTCCAGCTACGAACGACACTCCGCCACGGCGTGACCCGCTTCCGCATCACGCTGGAATGCTACGAAGCCCGCGCCGCCGGCCCCGGCATGCGGAAGAAGCCGGCCCCGGAAATGCGCTGGATAACGCTCAGCGAACTTCCCGAGTACCCGCTCAATACCACCGGCCGCAAACTGGCTCGGCTACTGGCTTAG